Proteins from one Apis cerana isolate GH-2021 linkage group LG11, AcerK_1.0, whole genome shotgun sequence genomic window:
- the LOC107994552 gene encoding caskin-1 isoform X4, with protein sequence MNLCAVGGMNRPSKAVTQAKKVAPPAVPDVFRHSGSSFGSAGYASSEDSCFLPGSGPCGTTDEGSYGVPSGKSPGPIFTHPGFAFPPVVGKYAHAEDQGIDMTQSPGRDSPGSSGSGSGSRHSTASLDSGRASGYHLGPRGPGALASSPRCSISSLGSHPDRPADLDVVHAWLTELQFEEYFPLFASAGYDLATITRMTPEDLTAIGIKKPNHRKRLKAEIDNLNIGDGLPEHIPGSLEEWLRLLRLEEYLGALHQQGMRSVEDVTTLTWEDLEDIGIVRLGHQKKLLLAIKRVKDIRAGKRIQPLDLARLPPHPGQTQDVVIQRGGPDLPSPDEDCSSPVLRSFQRGGSDTTSGATWRSMYAALPADYNIVGRTGSRGKSLESLEDAPLGYPPSPAPSAHPQPIEWRPRSFEDGDLTPTNDTSVVDAGGGTLPRPRHCLVRPRPVAKVTATPGQFKSLPRDFDNKYQLTYGLESSPHLPKRCPPSPPRRQSSRDNASGVGVGGSGIGDVVIDCSGPVPTASCEEHHIHHHQHHHLIHHPSPPPPAPAPVPSTPPQINRPPSSMSRSWGSVSVNVNEEHELIASLALQHRNGSDASFKSSSSTESDSLPFANENAGTIKQRAARAQEYTSGNTGNNLQSHGISHHTGSEPADVLNDIGNMLANLTDELDAMLEEEKRQGLNS encoded by the exons ATGAATTTGTGCGCAGTTGGCGGCATGAATCGGCCGTCCAAAGCTGTGACCCAAGCGAAGAAAGTAGCACCACCAGCTGTACCCGATGTATTTCGACATTCTGGCTCTTCCTTTGGTTCTGCTGGATACGCAAGCAGTGAAGATAGTTGTTTCCTGCCCGGAAGTGGACCATGCGGAACAACTGACGAAGGTTCTTACGGTGTGCCATCTGGGAAAAGTCCGGGACCTATTTTTACCCATCCTGGGTTTGCCTTTCCACCAGTTGTTGGCAAATATGCCCATGCCGAGGATCAAG gaatcGATATGACTCAAAGTCCTGGAAGAGATAGTCCAGGTAGTTCAGGATCAGGTTCAGGTTCTAGGCATTCTACTGCTTCATTAGATTCTGGAAGAGCTTCTGGATATCATTTAGGTCCTAGAGGACCTGGTGCTCTTGCTTCATCTCCCAGATGTTCTATAAGTTCACTTGGTAGTCATCCCGATAGACCAGCGGATCTTGACGTTGTACATGCTTGGTTGACTGAACTCCAATTCGAGGAATACTTTCCTTTGTTTGCTTCCGCTGGTTATGATTTAGCTACTATTACACGTATGACGCCAGAAGATTTGACAGCAATAG GAATTAAGAAACCTAATCATCGAAAACGCTTGAAAGCggaaatagataatttaaatataggaGATGGTTTACCAGAGCATATTCCTGGTTCATTAGAAGAATGGCTTAGACTTCTACGACTCGAAGAATATCTTGGAGCTCTTCATCAACAGGGTATGCGTTCAGTTGAAGATGTAACAACTCTCACTTGGGAAGATCTCGAAGATATTGGTATTGTGCGTCTCGGccatcaaaaaaaattattattggcaATTAAAAGAGTTAAAGATATTCGCGCTGGTAAACGTATACAGCCTCTTGATCTTGCACGATTACCACCACATCCTGGACAAACACAG gaTGTAGTTATTCAACGAGGAGGTCCTGACTTGCCATCTCCTGATGAGGATTGTTCCTCACCTGTTTTGAGATCTTTCCAGAGAGGAGGAAGTGATACGACATCTGGAGCTACATGGAGAAGTATGTATGCAGCTTTACCAgcagattataatattgttggtCGAACTGGTTCACGAGGAAAATCTTTAGAAAGTTTAGAGGATGCACCTCTTGGATATCCTCCATCACCAGCACCTTCTGCACATCCACAACCAATTGAATGGCGTCCACGTAGTTTTGAAGATGGCGATCTAACTCCTACAAATGATACTTCTGTAGTGGATGCAGGTGGAGGAACTCTTCCACGACCAAGACATTGTCTTGTTCGTCCACGACCAGTAGCAAag GTCACTGCAACTCCAGGACAATTTAAGTCATTACCAAGAGATTTCGATAACAAATATCAATTGACTTATGGACTTGAAAGTAGTCCACATCTTCCAAAACGTTGTCCTCCATCTCCTCCAAGACGTCAAAGTTCCAGAGATAATGCTTCTGGTGTAGGTGTTGGAGGATCAGGAATTGGCGATGTTGTGATAGATTGCAGCGGACCAGTTCCAACTGCTTCTTGCGAGGAACATCATATACATCATCATCAACATCATCATTTAATTCATCATCCTTCTCCTCCACCACCCGCACCCGCACCAGTGCCATCAACTCCGCCACAGATAAATCGACCACCTTCTTCTATGTCTCGTTCTTGGGGTAGCGTCAGCGTCAATGTTAATGAAGAACATGAATTAATAGCTTCTCTTGCATTGCAGCATCGTAATGGTTCTGATGCCAGTTTTaag tcGAGTTCCAGTACAGAATCAGATTCATTACCATTTGCAAATGAGAATGCTGGAACGATAAAACAAAGAGCAGCACGCGCACAAGAATATACAAGTGGTAATACTGGCAATAATTTGCAAAGTCATGGAATAAGCCATCATACTGGCAGTGAACCAGCTGATGTTTTGAATGACATTGGGAATATGCTTGCAAATCTTACTGATGAACTTGATGCTATGCTTGAAGAAGAAAAGCGTCAAGgcttaaattcataa
- the LOC107994552 gene encoding caskin-1 isoform X6, with translation MRRISVGGMNRPSKAVTQAKKVAPPAVPDVFRHSGSSFGSAGYASSEDSCFLPGSGPCGTTDEGSYGVPSGKSPGPIFTHPGFAFPPVVGKYAHAEDQGIDMTQSPGRDSPGSSGSGSGSRHSTASLDSGRASGYHLGPRGPGALASSPRCSISSLGSHPDRPADLDVVHAWLTELQFEEYFPLFASAGYDLATITRMTPEDLTAIGIKKPNHRKRLKAEIDNLNIGDGLPEHIPGSLEEWLRLLRLEEYLGALHQQGMRSVEDVTTLTWEDLEDIGIVRLGHQKKLLLAIKRVKDIRAGKRIQPLDLARLPPHPGQTQDVVIQRGGPDLPSPDEDCSSPVLRSFQRGGSDTTSGATWRKSLEDAPLGYPPSPAPSAHPQPIEWRPRSFEDGDLTPTNDTSVVDAGGGTLPRPRHCLVRPRPVAKVTATPGQFKSLPRDFDNKYQLTYGLESSPHLPKRCPPSPPRRQSSRDNASGVGVGGSGIGDVVIDCSGPVPTASCEEHHIHHHQHHHLIHHPSPPPPAPAPVPSTPPQINRPPSSMSRSWGSVSVNVNEEHELIASLALQHRNGSDASFKSSSSTESDSLPFANENAGTIKQRAARAQEYTSGNTGNNLQSHGISHHTGSEPADVLNDIGNMLANLTDELDAMLEEEKRQGLNS, from the exons TTGGCGGCATGAATCGGCCGTCCAAAGCTGTGACCCAAGCGAAGAAAGTAGCACCACCAGCTGTACCCGATGTATTTCGACATTCTGGCTCTTCCTTTGGTTCTGCTGGATACGCAAGCAGTGAAGATAGTTGTTTCCTGCCCGGAAGTGGACCATGCGGAACAACTGACGAAGGTTCTTACGGTGTGCCATCTGGGAAAAGTCCGGGACCTATTTTTACCCATCCTGGGTTTGCCTTTCCACCAGTTGTTGGCAAATATGCCCATGCCGAGGATCAAG gaatcGATATGACTCAAAGTCCTGGAAGAGATAGTCCAGGTAGTTCAGGATCAGGTTCAGGTTCTAGGCATTCTACTGCTTCATTAGATTCTGGAAGAGCTTCTGGATATCATTTAGGTCCTAGAGGACCTGGTGCTCTTGCTTCATCTCCCAGATGTTCTATAAGTTCACTTGGTAGTCATCCCGATAGACCAGCGGATCTTGACGTTGTACATGCTTGGTTGACTGAACTCCAATTCGAGGAATACTTTCCTTTGTTTGCTTCCGCTGGTTATGATTTAGCTACTATTACACGTATGACGCCAGAAGATTTGACAGCAATAG GAATTAAGAAACCTAATCATCGAAAACGCTTGAAAGCggaaatagataatttaaatataggaGATGGTTTACCAGAGCATATTCCTGGTTCATTAGAAGAATGGCTTAGACTTCTACGACTCGAAGAATATCTTGGAGCTCTTCATCAACAGGGTATGCGTTCAGTTGAAGATGTAACAACTCTCACTTGGGAAGATCTCGAAGATATTGGTATTGTGCGTCTCGGccatcaaaaaaaattattattggcaATTAAAAGAGTTAAAGATATTCGCGCTGGTAAACGTATACAGCCTCTTGATCTTGCACGATTACCACCACATCCTGGACAAACACAG gaTGTAGTTATTCAACGAGGAGGTCCTGACTTGCCATCTCCTGATGAGGATTGTTCCTCACCTGTTTTGAGATCTTTCCAGAGAGGAGGAAGTGATACGACATCTGGAGCTACATGGAGAA AAAGTTTAGAGGATGCACCTCTTGGATATCCTCCATCACCAGCACCTTCTGCACATCCACAACCAATTGAATGGCGTCCACGTAGTTTTGAAGATGGCGATCTAACTCCTACAAATGATACTTCTGTAGTGGATGCAGGTGGAGGAACTCTTCCACGACCAAGACATTGTCTTGTTCGTCCACGACCAGTAGCAAag GTCACTGCAACTCCAGGACAATTTAAGTCATTACCAAGAGATTTCGATAACAAATATCAATTGACTTATGGACTTGAAAGTAGTCCACATCTTCCAAAACGTTGTCCTCCATCTCCTCCAAGACGTCAAAGTTCCAGAGATAATGCTTCTGGTGTAGGTGTTGGAGGATCAGGAATTGGCGATGTTGTGATAGATTGCAGCGGACCAGTTCCAACTGCTTCTTGCGAGGAACATCATATACATCATCATCAACATCATCATTTAATTCATCATCCTTCTCCTCCACCACCCGCACCCGCACCAGTGCCATCAACTCCGCCACAGATAAATCGACCACCTTCTTCTATGTCTCGTTCTTGGGGTAGCGTCAGCGTCAATGTTAATGAAGAACATGAATTAATAGCTTCTCTTGCATTGCAGCATCGTAATGGTTCTGATGCCAGTTTTaag tcGAGTTCCAGTACAGAATCAGATTCATTACCATTTGCAAATGAGAATGCTGGAACGATAAAACAAAGAGCAGCACGCGCACAAGAATATACAAGTGGTAATACTGGCAATAATTTGCAAAGTCATGGAATAAGCCATCATACTGGCAGTGAACCAGCTGATGTTTTGAATGACATTGGGAATATGCTTGCAAATCTTACTGATGAACTTGATGCTATGCTTGAAGAAGAAAAGCGTCAAGgcttaaattcataa
- the LOC107994552 gene encoding caskin-1 isoform X3 codes for MRRISVGGMNRPSKAVTQAKKVAPPAVPDVFRHSGSSFGSAGYASSEDSCFLPGSGPCGTTDEGSYGVPSGKSPGPIFTHPGFAFPPVVGKYAHAEDQGIDMTQSPGRDSPGSSGSGSGSRHSTASLDSGRASGYHLGPRGPGALASSPRCSISSLGSHPDRPADLDVVHAWLTELQFEEYFPLFASAGYDLATITRMTPEDLTAIGIKKPNHRKRLKAEIDNLNIGDGLPEHIPGSLEEWLRLLRLEEYLGALHQQGMRSVEDVTTLTWEDLEDIGIVRLGHQKKLLLAIKRVKDIRAGKRIQPLDLARLPPHPGQTQDVVIQRGGPDLPSPDEDCSSPVLRSFQRGGSDTTSGATWRSMYAALPADYNIVGRTGSRGKSLESLEDAPLGYPPSPAPSAHPQPIEWRPRSFEDGDLTPTNDTSVVDAGGGTLPRPRHCLVRPRPVAKVTATPGQFKSLPRDFDNKYQLTYGLESSPHLPKRCPPSPPRRQSSRDNASGVGVGGSGIGDVVIDCSGPVPTASCEEHHIHHHQHHHLIHHPSPPPPAPAPVPSTPPQINRPPSSMSRSWGSVSVNVNEEHELIASLALQHRNGSDASFKSSSSTESDSLPFANENAGTIKQRAARAQEYTSGNTGNNLQSHGISHHTGSEPADVLNDIGNMLANLTDELDAMLEEEKRQGLNS; via the exons TTGGCGGCATGAATCGGCCGTCCAAAGCTGTGACCCAAGCGAAGAAAGTAGCACCACCAGCTGTACCCGATGTATTTCGACATTCTGGCTCTTCCTTTGGTTCTGCTGGATACGCAAGCAGTGAAGATAGTTGTTTCCTGCCCGGAAGTGGACCATGCGGAACAACTGACGAAGGTTCTTACGGTGTGCCATCTGGGAAAAGTCCGGGACCTATTTTTACCCATCCTGGGTTTGCCTTTCCACCAGTTGTTGGCAAATATGCCCATGCCGAGGATCAAG gaatcGATATGACTCAAAGTCCTGGAAGAGATAGTCCAGGTAGTTCAGGATCAGGTTCAGGTTCTAGGCATTCTACTGCTTCATTAGATTCTGGAAGAGCTTCTGGATATCATTTAGGTCCTAGAGGACCTGGTGCTCTTGCTTCATCTCCCAGATGTTCTATAAGTTCACTTGGTAGTCATCCCGATAGACCAGCGGATCTTGACGTTGTACATGCTTGGTTGACTGAACTCCAATTCGAGGAATACTTTCCTTTGTTTGCTTCCGCTGGTTATGATTTAGCTACTATTACACGTATGACGCCAGAAGATTTGACAGCAATAG GAATTAAGAAACCTAATCATCGAAAACGCTTGAAAGCggaaatagataatttaaatataggaGATGGTTTACCAGAGCATATTCCTGGTTCATTAGAAGAATGGCTTAGACTTCTACGACTCGAAGAATATCTTGGAGCTCTTCATCAACAGGGTATGCGTTCAGTTGAAGATGTAACAACTCTCACTTGGGAAGATCTCGAAGATATTGGTATTGTGCGTCTCGGccatcaaaaaaaattattattggcaATTAAAAGAGTTAAAGATATTCGCGCTGGTAAACGTATACAGCCTCTTGATCTTGCACGATTACCACCACATCCTGGACAAACACAG gaTGTAGTTATTCAACGAGGAGGTCCTGACTTGCCATCTCCTGATGAGGATTGTTCCTCACCTGTTTTGAGATCTTTCCAGAGAGGAGGAAGTGATACGACATCTGGAGCTACATGGAGAAGTATGTATGCAGCTTTACCAgcagattataatattgttggtCGAACTGGTTCACGAGGAAAATCTTTAGAAAGTTTAGAGGATGCACCTCTTGGATATCCTCCATCACCAGCACCTTCTGCACATCCACAACCAATTGAATGGCGTCCACGTAGTTTTGAAGATGGCGATCTAACTCCTACAAATGATACTTCTGTAGTGGATGCAGGTGGAGGAACTCTTCCACGACCAAGACATTGTCTTGTTCGTCCACGACCAGTAGCAAag GTCACTGCAACTCCAGGACAATTTAAGTCATTACCAAGAGATTTCGATAACAAATATCAATTGACTTATGGACTTGAAAGTAGTCCACATCTTCCAAAACGTTGTCCTCCATCTCCTCCAAGACGTCAAAGTTCCAGAGATAATGCTTCTGGTGTAGGTGTTGGAGGATCAGGAATTGGCGATGTTGTGATAGATTGCAGCGGACCAGTTCCAACTGCTTCTTGCGAGGAACATCATATACATCATCATCAACATCATCATTTAATTCATCATCCTTCTCCTCCACCACCCGCACCCGCACCAGTGCCATCAACTCCGCCACAGATAAATCGACCACCTTCTTCTATGTCTCGTTCTTGGGGTAGCGTCAGCGTCAATGTTAATGAAGAACATGAATTAATAGCTTCTCTTGCATTGCAGCATCGTAATGGTTCTGATGCCAGTTTTaag tcGAGTTCCAGTACAGAATCAGATTCATTACCATTTGCAAATGAGAATGCTGGAACGATAAAACAAAGAGCAGCACGCGCACAAGAATATACAAGTGGTAATACTGGCAATAATTTGCAAAGTCATGGAATAAGCCATCATACTGGCAGTGAACCAGCTGATGTTTTGAATGACATTGGGAATATGCTTGCAAATCTTACTGATGAACTTGATGCTATGCTTGAAGAAGAAAAGCGTCAAGgcttaaattcataa
- the LOC107994552 gene encoding caskin-1 isoform X5 codes for MNRPSKAVTQAKKVAPPAVPDVFRHSGSSFGSAGYASSEDSCFLPGSGPCGTTDEGSYGVPSGKSPGPIFTHPGFAFPPVVGKYAHAEDQGIDMTQSPGRDSPGSSGSGSGSRHSTASLDSGRASGYHLGPRGPGALASSPRCSISSLGSHPDRPADLDVVHAWLTELQFEEYFPLFASAGYDLATITRMTPEDLTAIGIKKPNHRKRLKAEIDNLNIGDGLPEHIPGSLEEWLRLLRLEEYLGALHQQGMRSVEDVTTLTWEDLEDIGIVRLGHQKKLLLAIKRVKDIRAGKRIQPLDLARLPPHPGQTQDVVIQRGGPDLPSPDEDCSSPVLRSFQRGGSDTTSGATWRSMYAALPADYNIVGRTGSRGKSLESLEDAPLGYPPSPAPSAHPQPIEWRPRSFEDGDLTPTNDTSVVDAGGGTLPRPRHCLVRPRPVAKVTATPGQFKSLPRDFDNKYQLTYGLESSPHLPKRCPPSPPRRQSSRDNASGVGVGGSGIGDVVIDCSGPVPTASCEEHHIHHHQHHHLIHHPSPPPPAPAPVPSTPPQINRPPSSMSRSWGSVSVNVNEEHELIASLALQHRNGSDASFKSSSSTESDSLPFANENAGTIKQRAARAQEYTSGNTGNNLQSHGISHHTGSEPADVLNDIGNMLANLTDELDAMLEEEKRQGLNS; via the exons ATGAATCGGCCGTCCAAAGCTGTGACCCAAGCGAAGAAAGTAGCACCACCAGCTGTACCCGATGTATTTCGACATTCTGGCTCTTCCTTTGGTTCTGCTGGATACGCAAGCAGTGAAGATAGTTGTTTCCTGCCCGGAAGTGGACCATGCGGAACAACTGACGAAGGTTCTTACGGTGTGCCATCTGGGAAAAGTCCGGGACCTATTTTTACCCATCCTGGGTTTGCCTTTCCACCAGTTGTTGGCAAATATGCCCATGCCGAGGATCAAG gaatcGATATGACTCAAAGTCCTGGAAGAGATAGTCCAGGTAGTTCAGGATCAGGTTCAGGTTCTAGGCATTCTACTGCTTCATTAGATTCTGGAAGAGCTTCTGGATATCATTTAGGTCCTAGAGGACCTGGTGCTCTTGCTTCATCTCCCAGATGTTCTATAAGTTCACTTGGTAGTCATCCCGATAGACCAGCGGATCTTGACGTTGTACATGCTTGGTTGACTGAACTCCAATTCGAGGAATACTTTCCTTTGTTTGCTTCCGCTGGTTATGATTTAGCTACTATTACACGTATGACGCCAGAAGATTTGACAGCAATAG GAATTAAGAAACCTAATCATCGAAAACGCTTGAAAGCggaaatagataatttaaatataggaGATGGTTTACCAGAGCATATTCCTGGTTCATTAGAAGAATGGCTTAGACTTCTACGACTCGAAGAATATCTTGGAGCTCTTCATCAACAGGGTATGCGTTCAGTTGAAGATGTAACAACTCTCACTTGGGAAGATCTCGAAGATATTGGTATTGTGCGTCTCGGccatcaaaaaaaattattattggcaATTAAAAGAGTTAAAGATATTCGCGCTGGTAAACGTATACAGCCTCTTGATCTTGCACGATTACCACCACATCCTGGACAAACACAG gaTGTAGTTATTCAACGAGGAGGTCCTGACTTGCCATCTCCTGATGAGGATTGTTCCTCACCTGTTTTGAGATCTTTCCAGAGAGGAGGAAGTGATACGACATCTGGAGCTACATGGAGAAGTATGTATGCAGCTTTACCAgcagattataatattgttggtCGAACTGGTTCACGAGGAAAATCTTTAGAAAGTTTAGAGGATGCACCTCTTGGATATCCTCCATCACCAGCACCTTCTGCACATCCACAACCAATTGAATGGCGTCCACGTAGTTTTGAAGATGGCGATCTAACTCCTACAAATGATACTTCTGTAGTGGATGCAGGTGGAGGAACTCTTCCACGACCAAGACATTGTCTTGTTCGTCCACGACCAGTAGCAAag GTCACTGCAACTCCAGGACAATTTAAGTCATTACCAAGAGATTTCGATAACAAATATCAATTGACTTATGGACTTGAAAGTAGTCCACATCTTCCAAAACGTTGTCCTCCATCTCCTCCAAGACGTCAAAGTTCCAGAGATAATGCTTCTGGTGTAGGTGTTGGAGGATCAGGAATTGGCGATGTTGTGATAGATTGCAGCGGACCAGTTCCAACTGCTTCTTGCGAGGAACATCATATACATCATCATCAACATCATCATTTAATTCATCATCCTTCTCCTCCACCACCCGCACCCGCACCAGTGCCATCAACTCCGCCACAGATAAATCGACCACCTTCTTCTATGTCTCGTTCTTGGGGTAGCGTCAGCGTCAATGTTAATGAAGAACATGAATTAATAGCTTCTCTTGCATTGCAGCATCGTAATGGTTCTGATGCCAGTTTTaag tcGAGTTCCAGTACAGAATCAGATTCATTACCATTTGCAAATGAGAATGCTGGAACGATAAAACAAAGAGCAGCACGCGCACAAGAATATACAAGTGGTAATACTGGCAATAATTTGCAAAGTCATGGAATAAGCCATCATACTGGCAGTGAACCAGCTGATGTTTTGAATGACATTGGGAATATGCTTGCAAATCTTACTGATGAACTTGATGCTATGCTTGAAGAAGAAAAGCGTCAAGgcttaaattcataa